One window of the Magnolia sinica isolate HGM2019 chromosome 19, MsV1, whole genome shotgun sequence genome contains the following:
- the LOC131235558 gene encoding rust resistance kinase Lr10-like, translating into MKGSPKKVSVAIISLFFFALFVSPIQSRKLATDGDEIVADEWYVVEETINVIEATLFVRALLGVLHLFIVIIYVIYRRCRRMNGKKNLQHNHETLGPSRYSYLDIARMTDNFKEKLGQGGFGSVYKGILHDGQPVAVKMLDNSKSNVEEFINEVTTIGRIHHVNVVRLIGFCFEGLRYALVYEFIPNGPLEKYIFSNDGKNQMITWEKLYEIVLGVAHGIEYLHRECNMRILQFDIKPHNILLDGNFNPKISDFGLAKLCPNDHRAVSTSAGGTTGYMAPELFATNFEGISYKSNVYGFGMLLLEIAGRSKNFNRRVEHSSQVHFLTWVYDRIAQEGDMEISNGTKTDGDIARKMAIVGLWCIQTNPDSRPSINKVVEMLEGKNELLEMPPTPLLDFPEQQHIEDLSLTEKDNVALLRRPNID; encoded by the exons ATGAAGGGCTCTCCAAAGAAGGTCTCTGTGGCtatcatttctctcttcttctttgctCTGTTCGTGTCTCCAATCCAATCAAGGAAATTAGCAACTGATGGAGATGAAATCGTAGCAG ATGAGTGGTATGTCGTGGAAGAGACCATAAACGTCATAG AAGCCACTCTATTTGTGAGAGCTTTATTGGGTGTATTGCATCTCTTCATCGTGATTATCTATGTGATCTATCGGAGATGTAGACGCATGAATGGTAAAAAGAACTTACAACACAACCATGAAACCCTGGGTCCATCTAGGTATTCCTATTTGGATATCGCAAGAATGACTGATAATTTTAAGGAAAAACTAGGTCAAGGAGGTTTTGGGTCCGTTTATAAAGGTATACTTCATGATGGGCAACCTGTTGCAGTAAAGATGTTGGATAATTCAAAGAGTAATGTTGAAGAATTCATCAATGAAGTTACTACGATTGGTAGAATTCATCATGTCAATGTAGTGCGATTGATTGGCTTTTGCTTTGAAGGGTTAAGATACGCTCTTGTGTATGAGTTCATCCCCAATGGACCTTTAGAAAAATACATATTTTCGAATGATGGAAAGAACCAAATGATTACTTGGGAAAAACTATATGAGATTGTGTTAGGCGTTGCCCATGGGATTGAGTACCTGCACAGAGAATGCAACATGCGAATActccaattcgacatcaaaccaCACAATATCTTGCTAGATGGCAACTTCAATCCTAAAATTTCCGATTTTGGACTTGCAAAGCTGTGCCCCAATGATCACAGAGCTGTCTCCACTAGTGCGGGAGGGACAACGGGATACATGGCACCAGAACTATTTGCAACGAATTTTGAAGGCATCTCATACAAATCCAACGTTTATGGTTTCGGAATGTTGCTATTGGAAATTGCTGGAAGAAGTAAGAATTTCAACCGCCGCGTAGAACATTCAAGTCAGGTACACTTCCTGACATGGGTTTATGACCGAATCGCTCAAGAGGGGGACATGGAAATTAGCAATGGGACTAAGACCGATGGGGATATCGCTAGGAAGATGGCAATAGTCGGGCTTTGGTGCATACAAACAAATCCAGACAGTCGCCCTTCAATTAACAAAGTCGTGGAAATGTTAGAAGGTAAGAATGAGCTTCTTGAAATGCCACCGACGCCTTTACTTGATTTCCCAGAGCAACAACATATCGAAGATCTTTCTCTTACCGAGAAAGATAACGTAGCATTATTAAGACGTCCAAATATAGATTGA